In the Anastrepha obliqua isolate idAnaObli1 chromosome 1, idAnaObli1_1.0, whole genome shotgun sequence genome, one interval contains:
- the LOC129236193 gene encoding mannose-1-phosphate guanyltransferase beta codes for MCGTNTTITKGTRALILVGGYGTRLRPLTLSTPKPLVEFANKPILLHQLEALVSAGCSQVILAVSYRAEQMEQDLKLEAEKLGVNLIFSHETEPLGTAGPLALAKDILCSSNEPFYVLNSDVICDFPFKQLEQFHKNHGKEGTIVVTKVEEPSKYGVVLYDEQGRIENFIEKPQEFVSNKINAGIYIFNPSVLERIEVKPTSIEKEVFPLMANEGQLFAMELPGFWMDIGQPKDFLTGMCLYLTSLRQKQSSKLYTGPGVVGNVLVDPSAKIGEGCRIGPNVTIGPEVVIEDGVCIKRSTILKGAMVKSHSWLDSCIVGWRSVVGRWVRLEGITVLGEDVIVKDEIYINGGQVLPHKNIAASVPEPQIIM; via the exons atGTGCGGCACAAATACAACGATCACAAAAGGTACTCGCGCTCTGATACTTGTTGGGGGCTATGGCACACGGTTACGTCCTTTGACACTGAGTACACCGAAACCTCTTGTTGAGTTCGCcaataaaccaattttattgCATCAATTGGAAGCATTAGTGAGTGCCGGATGCTCCCAG GTAATACTTGCAGTATCGTACCGGGCAGAGCAAATGGAACAAGATCTTAAGCTGGAAGCGGAAAAATTGGgtgtaaatttaatattttcacatgAAACCGAGCCTCTTGGCACAGCCGGCCCGTTGGCGTTGGCCAAAGATATACTTTGTTCCAGCAATGAACCCTTTTATGTACTTAATTCAGATGTAATTTGTGATTTCCCATTCAAGCAATTAGAGCAGTTTCACAAAAACCATGGGAAAGAGGGCACAATTGTTGTCACGAAAGTCGAAGAGCCCTCCAAATACGGTGTAGTGCTGTACGACGAACAGGGTcgcattgaaaattttatagaaaaaccaCAAGAATTtgtaagcaataaaataaacgccggtatatatatatttaatccaTCCGTCCTGGAACGCATAGAAGTGAAACCCACGTCAATTGAGAAGGAAGTGTTTCCTTTGATGGCTAACGAAGGTCAGTTGTTTGCTATGGAATTGCCCGGTTTCTGGATGGACATAGGACAACCAAAAGATTTTCTAACAG gcATGTGTCTTTATCTGACATCGTTGCGGCAGAAGCAATCTTCGAAACTTTACACCGGCCCTGGTGTAGTCGGCAATGTGCTAGTAGATCCTTCAGCGAAGATTGGCGAAGGCTGTCGCATAGGTCCAAATGTTACCATCGGTCCGGAAGTGGTCATTGAAGACGGCGTTTGCATCAAACGTTCAACGATTCTCAAAGGTGCTATGGTTAAGTCGCATTCGTGGTTGGATTCTTGTATAGTTGGTTGGCGTTCTGTGGTTGGCCGCTGGGTGCGTTTAGAAGGAATTACAGTTCTCGGAGAAGATGTAATTGTGAAGGACGAAATATATATAAACGGCGGCCAGGTGCTGCCACATAAAAATATAGCCGCCAGTGTGCCAGAACCACAGATAATAATGTGA
- the LOC129252969 gene encoding uncharacterized protein LOC129252969 yields MLVATPGQAATYSLLGSSAPKKTCLTSSATPKSTTNNSTATTSICGVNKSSSSAASTLMKTISVRLNRGTEFLKDTVQKALINNTTTSSSSINFHNTNINNINTTIVGSLKHIHGTSAVAVPVSSSNNLASKSGNSAALASTALTSAGAIVRTSIATNTSKSLKLNTVPPTKIHRYPQERQEASRTDSINKEMCHFKPILSAPTMRWKCGSKSRGGASIKIPIACLATNIKSLNCDDCAMVADSSSEDEEVVDEERAVKGNTTHPHKYHKLQPKPSSTLLTTIITSASHQSAFVRLVAQMKTMANIHQSPSEQSHSRTPTKKPDQYKKRPTTRSGRQSKAAVALKLPQVRTSPTNFPLTQVFLRSRKQSLMQVKDLHFSNELIVKKGEKVPADAAFKSSNKETKNAKGNATKKTNRNATKSKMINIVAFAQEKVAAKKKSRDLTANKKDDTTSTVGAPNSEVKINQRKRKRLEATRSVHVGCGPNLNDETSTDLIELAALPPLRKSARLSKDGGNNDLLKIDPMKQVTLRKLKARRMSKRLSESFSPPMTRSRLKELMQKQSVACVGSRNKKQVV; encoded by the exons ATGCTGGTAGCAACCCCAGGGCAAGCAGCGACTTATTCCCTTCTCGGCAGTAGTGCGCCCAAGAAGACATGTCTTACCTCGTCTGCAACACCAAAGAGCACCACCAACAACTCCACCGCAACAACTAGTATTTGCGGCGTCAACAAAAGCAGCAGTAGCGCAGCTTCTACGCTTATGAAAACAATATCGGTACGACTTAATAGAGGCactgaatttttaaaagataCCGTACAGAAGGCGCTTATAAACAATACCACCACCTCCTCTTCAAGCATAAACTTCCATAACACTAACATCAATAACATAAACACAACTATTGTTGGTTCATTAAAACACATTCATGGGACGTCAGCTGTCGCTGTGCCAGTATCCTCTTCAAACAATTTAGCATCTAAGTCTGGAAACTCTGCAGCTTTGGCGTCAACAGCTTTAACATCAGCTGGTGCAATTGTTAGGACGTCAATTGCAACCAACACTTCCAAGTCACTCAAGCTTAACACCGTCCCGCCCACCAAAATACATCGCTATCCACAAGAGCGTCAGGAGGCAAGCAGAACGGACAGTATCAACAAAGAGATGTGCCATTTCAAGCCGATTCTCTCAGCACCAACAATGCGATGGAAATG TGGAAGCAAGTCGCGGGGCGGTGCATCAATTAAAATACCCATAGCGTGTTTAGCAACGAATATCAAAAGCTTGAACTGTGATGATTGTGCGATGGTAGCTGACAGTAGCAGCGAAGATGAGGAGGTAGTAGATGAAGAGAGAGCAGTAAAGGGAAATACAACGCATCCGCACAAATACCACAAATTACAGCCAAAGCCAAG TTCCACCTTATTGACAACAATCATAACTTCCGCTTCGCACCAATCTGCATTCGTCCGTCTGGTCGCACAAATGAAGACTATggccaacattcatcaaagcCCGAGTGAGCAATCGCACAGCAGGACCCCAACAAAAAAGCCGGACCAGTACAAGAAGCGCCCCACAACACGGAGTGGTCGACAGTCGAAAGCAGCTGTCGCATTAAAGCTGCCACAAGTGCGCACATCACCTACGAATTTCCCATTGACACAAGTTTTCCTACGCAGTCGCAAACAGTCATTGATGCAGGTTAAGGACCTCCATTTCTCTAATGAGCTTATTGtcaaaaagggggaaaaagtCCCTGCAGATGCTGCTTTCAAAAGCTCTAATAAGGAAACCAAAAACGCTAAGGGGAATGCAACAAAGAAAACCAATCGCAATGCCACCAAGTCAAAGATGATTAATATAGTTGCATTTGCGCAGGAAAAGGTTGCcgctaaaaaaaaaagcagAGATCTAACAGCAAACAAGAAGGACGATACTACTAGCACTGTTGGCGCTCCGAATTCGGAAGTTAAAATCAATCAACGTAAAAGAAAGCGATTAGAGGCAACCAGATCAGTGCACGTAGGTTGCGGGCCTAACTTAAATGACGAGACATCAACTGATCTAATTGAATTGGCTGCGTTGCCACCGCTGCGCAAAAGTGCAAGGCTTTCAAAAGATGGCGGAAACAACGACTTGTTGAAAATTGATCCAATGAAGCAGGTTACGCTTAGGAAACTAAAAGCGCGCAGGATGTCTAAACGTTTATCTGAGTCATTTTCTCCACCAATGACACGTTCAAGGCTGAAAGAATTGATGCAGAAACAATCGGTCGCGTGCGTGGGCAGCAGAAACAAAAAGCAAGTTGTCTAG